From the Paenibacillus sp. MMS20-IR301 genome, the window TGCTTCCATTTCAGCATCAACAGGTGATATTACGGCAGTAAGCCCTCTCTTGCGGATGCTTTTCTCGAGTCCCCAGATCAGATCATGGAAAAATCTGAAGTGATCATTATCCTGATACCCCATAATCCGCTCCGGCATCAGGATCAGAACATTCCCGCCGGCAGATGTGCGCTCTGCAAACTGGCCATACCCCATTTCCTGAGCCACCTGTAAAATCCGGTAGCGCATCTCCTCACTGACGCCCCTTTTATCCTGGAGAGCAAGTGAAACCGCATTTTTTGAAATATGCAGCCGATCGGCAATATCCTGCATCGACACCTTCTTTTTACGGGCCATTGATCTTTTCAATCCCTTCAATACGTGATAAGCTTAAACAAAATTTACTTTACAAATATCACATTTGTCAAGTTTGTCAAGTAAAATGAATATCAGGAGGACTTTGTTGTGAATTATGCAATGGGTATTGATATCGGGGGCACCAAAACAGCCCTGGGCCTTGTCTCCCCGGAAGGACAGGTATTGTCCAAAACCTCTCTTCCTACAGACCTGTCGGTTACACCGCCAGAAATGGTCGATAAGATTGCTGCCGCAGTAACTCAGCTGCTCTCAGATGCAGGTCTGCAGGAGTCTGACCTGAAAGGAATTGGTATCGGGGCTCCCGGCCCGCTGAATACCAGGCTTGGCCAGATTGCGGAGCCGCCCAATCTCCGCAGCTGGTGGAACTTCCCCGTTGTCGCTGCATTCAAGCGGCACTTTCAGGCACCTATTGTACTGGAGAATGATGCGACAGCTGCGGCTCTGGCCGAGAAATGGGTAGGAGCAGCCGCTTCTGCCGAGCATTTCATTTATATTACCATCAGCACCGGTATTGGGGCGGGAATCTACAGCCATGGCAGACTGATTACCGGAGCCACCGGAAATGCCGGTGATATCGGACATATCGTCATTGATCCAGCCGCAGGGCTGTGCAGCTGCGGACAGCACGGATGCTTTGAATATATCGCCTCCGGAACAGCAATTGCAAGGGAAGGCAGCCGGCTGCTGGGCAGACAGGTAACTTCCAAGGAAGTATTTGAGCTGGCCTTCTCCGGCCGGGATACTGCAATCAAAGCATTGGTTGACCGGGTATTCGGCTATATCGCCACCGGCTGCGTCACACTCATCAATACCTTTGACCCGGAATTGCTCGTTATCGGAGGCGGTGTCTCCCAGGTAGGCGAGCCCTTGTTCGGAGCCGTCCGTAATTATATCCAGCGTCATGCCCTGAATCCTTCCGGCCGCGATACCGCCGTTGTTCCTGCCGCCCTTCAGCAGGATGCCGGCCTGATCGGCGCAGCAGCACTTATTCATATTACTTATTAGAGGAGTGTCAGTGAATGAATCAGCCAATCTTTTTACAGCCTGTATACCAGGAACGTATTTGGGGCGGAACCAAGCTGAGAGACTTGTTCGGTTACCCGATTCCAAGTGATTCTACCGGAGAATGCTGGGCCATCTCAGCACATCAGAACGGCCAGAGTACAGTTAAGGGCGGTCCTTACGAGGGGATGGAGCTGGGGCAATTATGGAGCTCTCATCCGGAGCTGTTCCGTTCGGCTTCCCCGGTGTTCCCTCTGCTTATCAAGCTCCTGGATGCGTCAGATGATTTGTCCGTTCAAGTACATCCGGATGACGAATATGCAGGGAAGCATGAGAACGGTGAGCTGGGCAAGACGGAATGCTGGTATATTGTCGATGCAGAGCCGGGGGCGGTAATTATATACGGCCATGAAGCTGCCACGAGAGAGGAATTAGAACAACGGATCGAACAGGGGGAGTGGGATCAGCTGCTCACCAAGGTTCCTGTGAAGCCGGGAGACTTCTTCTATGTGCCAAGTGGAACGATACATGCCCTTGGTAAAGGGATCGTTGTTCTTGAGACCCAGCAAAGCTCCGATACTACCTACCGTGTCTATGATTATGACCGCCGGGACAAGGATGGCAATCTGCGCGAGCTTCATCTGGCGAAAGCCATTGACGTTACAACGATCCCGCAGGCCTACGAGCCCGCAGCTTATAATACCAGCAAGCTCGATGGCTTAACCGCGACCCGCTTTGTCTCGAATTCCTTCTTCACTGTCGAGAAATGGGAAGTATCCGGGACAGCCCCCGTGCCTGCGAATGAGAATTATGTGCTCATAAGCATCATTGAAGGCGAG encodes:
- a CDS encoding ROK family protein, with protein sequence MNYAMGIDIGGTKTALGLVSPEGQVLSKTSLPTDLSVTPPEMVDKIAAAVTQLLSDAGLQESDLKGIGIGAPGPLNTRLGQIAEPPNLRSWWNFPVVAAFKRHFQAPIVLENDATAAALAEKWVGAAASAEHFIYITISTGIGAGIYSHGRLITGATGNAGDIGHIVIDPAAGLCSCGQHGCFEYIASGTAIAREGSRLLGRQVTSKEVFELAFSGRDTAIKALVDRVFGYIATGCVTLINTFDPELLVIGGGVSQVGEPLFGAVRNYIQRHALNPSGRDTAVVPAALQQDAGLIGAAALIHITY
- the manA gene encoding mannose-6-phosphate isomerase, class I gives rise to the protein MNQPIFLQPVYQERIWGGTKLRDLFGYPIPSDSTGECWAISAHQNGQSTVKGGPYEGMELGQLWSSHPELFRSASPVFPLLIKLLDASDDLSVQVHPDDEYAGKHENGELGKTECWYIVDAEPGAVIIYGHEAATREELEQRIEQGEWDQLLTKVPVKPGDFFYVPSGTIHALGKGIVVLETQQSSDTTYRVYDYDRRDKDGNLRELHLAKAIDVTTIPQAYEPAAYNTSKLDGLTATRFVSNSFFTVEKWEVSGTAPVPANENYVLISIIEGEGSLLHRENHYKLNKGDHLILPVQFGPYQLQGELQAIISHE